A stretch of DNA from Brevibacillus ruminantium:
AAGAAGCATGTTTCCCTGCGTTGCGACTTTGCGGAGCTCTGCCGAGCGGAGCAGTGGTTGGCGGGAAACAGGGGCGCAACGTGGGATGACCTCGAAGCGTAGGCTGCTTTTGCGAACCCCCGCCAACCGCTGAGGAGCGGACCTTGCACGCTTCCTAGCGGGGCGGAGAACGGAGCAGAGCAGGGAAACATGCTTCTTCACCAACAGCCGCGTACTGACAACATGCTTCTTCACCAACAGCCGCGTACTGACAACATGCTTTTTCATCGACAGCCGCGTACCTGACCAAGGACAGCGGACAGACGATAGCAGCAGCCGCCGAGCTAGAGAAGCACAGTTCCCTTCGCTCGCAGGAATAAGCTATACTGGCAAAAGAAAGGGGAGGACAACGTGAAACGAAGCGATGTATGGCTGGGTGCTTGTGGAATCGTCATCCGCGGGGAAGAAGCCCTAGTCGTGAAAAAAACCTACGGGGGTCTCAAAGGGCAATGGTCCTTTCCGGCCGGATTCGTGGAACCGGGCGAAACCGTCGACGATGCGGCTGTCCGGGAAGTGCTGGAGGAAACCGGTGTGACAGCAGTGGTCCGCCAGCTGGCGGCTGTGCGTTCCGGGGTGATCCGTGATACGATCAGCGACAACATGGTTGTCTTTTGGATGGATTATGTGAGCGGCGAGCCCCGTCCGCAGGAAGGGGAGATCGAAACCGCTCTCTTTCTGCCGATCGAGCAGCTTTTGCAGGACCCGCTTTCCTCCACCTATCTGAAAATTGTTTTGCCCCAGTATCGGGACAGAGAGCAGGGAATGGGCGGCAAGGAATATCCCATCGATCCCGTTTTTCAATACACCCAGTATAAAATCTTCTCAAAATCATGAGCATGAGGAAGATAACATGCGTTGTTGCCGCTTACATAGCGGTTTTTTTCTATATTTTCTCTCTTTTTCCGATTTGAACGATAGTTTCCTTTTCTGTTATAGTAAGATACATCAAAAAAATCAGAATAATGAGTAAACTTGATGGCGAGAAGTCGGCTTGACAAAAACCCGGCAACTGGTGAAAGGAGCGATCATCATGAGAAAAGAGCAGGAGCAATGCCCATACTGCAAAGGACAAGGCTATTTTCAACTGCTGCTGGGAGGGACGGAAGACTGCCCAGGATGTGAGGGCTCTGGTGCCCACTCGGAGGAGCCGTCCGCTGCAGCCGGCACACGATAACGCATGAGTGAGAAGAGGGAACGAACCAAAGAATTGACGAGCCGATGACAATCGGCTTCTTTTATTGACCTGTGCTCCTGATTTCGATACACTTAAAAGCGAATAAAAGGTGCAGGCTGCGGCCTGACCCGATCTGTGGGATAGAGCAGGAGGTCTAAAAAGCTCATGAGCTTGCTGCAATTTGTCGTTTCTGTTGTCTTGTTTGCTGTTTTGGGGTTTGGCATCGGCTTTATTATAAATATGATTTTGCGGACCACCTGGATGCCCGTGATTCTCGTGTGCGGTGTCGTCGTAGGTGCCCTGATCTATAAAGGCATCGTCCCTGGTGTCTGGGATTCCATCATTCTCGGCTTCGGGATGGCTGGTTCGATTGCCAGCGGCTGGACGATCCAGACTCTGCGGAAAAAAGGATATCGGATGTTTTAATGAAAGTAAAAGCTGCCCTTTGAGTAGAACGACTACTTGAGGGGCAGCTTTTTTGATCCGCGGAAATAGTTTTCGAAATCCCTTATTGCCAATCCTCGGACAGTCTGTTATATTTTGACCTTATAAATATTCTGAAAATAAGGGGATATCCAACAATTATGCATTTTTATTTACTTCGATTTTTCTCGCAGGTGCTTCTTTTCTCATATTTGCCCTATCCACGAACGTTATCCTTTTTTGTATTCTTAGTTGCTTGATGGGAGTAGGGCTGGGATGCGGGCAGCCTATTTCAATGACGACGACGTATAATGCCTCGCCAAAAGCACGAACAGGGGAAGTGCTTGGCATTCGCTTAATGACGAATCGACTTTCACAGCTTATTGCTCCCGTCTTTTTCGGAGCGGTAGGCGGCTGGATCGGCGTCGTGTCTGTCTTTTATGTGAGCGGCGCCTTTTTGATCGGGGGTGCTTTTGTTATGAAACCACGGAAACATTCTGAAGAATCACAGTCCGTCAAAATATGATATTTTGCTGTTTTCTTTCGACCGTTCTACATTGAAACGTTCATATGACTATGCTGAATATTTCAGCTTCTGGTTGAATTTGTGTATAGTTTCCTCTTCTCGTGGACAAGATTAGTACCGAGAGGAGGTATTTTACAGAATGAATGGAAAGCGCTTGGTTAGTTTTATCTTGCTTTTTGTCATTGTTCTGACAGGCTTTGCAAGCGATGGTCTCGGGTATCCTGCCATCAATGATCGCTCTGTTCAGACCACATATGGAATCCGTGAAACCCGGGAAGGGCAGCTTGTTATTAAAAAACGGGCCGTCTCAACCAGTTCATTTAGTCAGGTGATCGACAAGGCTGATGCCGTGCTGGAGCAATACCCCAAGGTTCGCGTAGTGGCGACCGGTTATTACGCCGGATTTGAATCAACCGGGAAGCATCCGACCCATCCTTCTTACGGAATTACCTATTCCGGCGTAAAAGTACGTCGTGACGAATATTCAACGATAGCCGCCGACCTGCGCGTGTTTCCGCTGGGAACGGTTTTGTACATCCCCGGCTACGGCTACGGTGTTGTGGCGGATAAAGGCGGAGCGATTCGCGGCCATAAAATTGACCTCTATTTTGAGACCAAGCAGGATGTCTACAAGCAGTGGGGGAAGAAGGCCGTGGATGTATACGTCGTCCGTCGCGGAGAAGGAAAAGTAACGGAAACGATGATGCAGCGGCTCAATGAAAAGGGAATCGCCGCGATGGCTGACCCGATACAATAACCAATCAGGCAGTTTGTCGATCAACCAGACGAAAAAGGATTTGCTTGACTCAAGATAGCCAGGCAAATCCTTTTTTCTTTAGGAGTGGAACAAATCGGAGCGGTCACCCGGTTACTAACACGAAACCGCTACACAGACAACTCGGGATGGATCAAGGCTACCAGTTGCTCCAATCCCTCCAGAATCCGGGGAGAGGGCCTGCAGTACAATCCTTCTTCCAGAAGATGCACCTGCTTTTTCTGGATTGCCGTCATCCGGGCCCATTCAGGGCGGTCGGTGATCATCTCCCGTTTGATCCGGCGAAGCTCGATCCCGCACCAGACGACACAGATATGATCGGGGTCCCGCTCCAGTACCATGTCACGGGTGGCTTTGACATTGGGGACGTCATAGTTGGAAAAAACATTGACAGCTCCGGCCATTTCGCTGACATCTGTCAGCCAGTTTTCCCGACCGGGAGTATAGATCGGATTGGGCCACCATTCCCAGTAGAGCTTGGGACGGTAGCCGGAGGATTGTGCCACTTGTTTGATGGTTTCTGCTTTTTCGACAAAATCGCTGGCCAGCTGCTCCGCCTGAACGATTCTGTCCGTGGCCTCCCCCACCAGCCGGATATCCCGGGGAATATCGCAGAGACGCTGTGGATCGAGGACGATATGTGGGATAGAAAGAGACTGCAAGGCCTCCACGTTTTTTTCCATGCCGGGCACACTAAGAGAAGCAATCACCAGGTCAGGCTGAAGCGCTTGGACTTTTTCCATGTCAATGGTCAGGTCCGGGCCTACTCGGGGCAGATGCTGCCACTCCGGGGGCCAGTCAGAGTGATCGTCCAGCCCGACGACACAATCACCCAACCCCAAATAATAAAGGATTTCTGTATTGCTCGGACAGATGGACACAATCCGCATCGTCATTTTCCCTCCGTTTCGCTTGCATCCTGCTTGAATGATTCGCCTGCTCTTCTCT
This window harbors:
- a CDS encoding YuiA family protein codes for the protein MRKEQEQCPYCKGQGYFQLLLGGTEDCPGCEGSGAHSEEPSAAAGTR
- a CDS encoding cobalamin-binding protein, with the protein product MRIVSICPSNTEILYYLGLGDCVVGLDDHSDWPPEWQHLPRVGPDLTIDMEKVQALQPDLVIASLSVPGMEKNVEALQSLSIPHIVLDPQRLCDIPRDIRLVGEATDRIVQAEQLASDFVEKAETIKQVAQSSGYRPKLYWEWWPNPIYTPGRENWLTDVSEMAGAVNVFSNYDVPNVKATRDMVLERDPDHICVVWCGIELRRIKREMITDRPEWARMTAIQKKQVHLLEEGLYCRPSPRILEGLEQLVALIHPELSV
- a CDS encoding 3D domain-containing protein, whose amino-acid sequence is MNGKRLVSFILLFVIVLTGFASDGLGYPAINDRSVQTTYGIRETREGQLVIKKRAVSTSSFSQVIDKADAVLEQYPKVRVVATGYYAGFESTGKHPTHPSYGITYSGVKVRRDEYSTIAADLRVFPLGTVLYIPGYGYGVVADKGGAIRGHKIDLYFETKQDVYKQWGKKAVDVYVVRRGEGKVTETMMQRLNEKGIAAMADPIQ
- a CDS encoding NUDIX domain-containing protein → MKRSDVWLGACGIVIRGEEALVVKKTYGGLKGQWSFPAGFVEPGETVDDAAVREVLEETGVTAVVRQLAAVRSGVIRDTISDNMVVFWMDYVSGEPRPQEGEIETALFLPIEQLLQDPLSSTYLKIVLPQYRDREQGMGGKEYPIDPVFQYTQYKIFSKS
- a CDS encoding YuiB family protein — its product is MSLLQFVVSVVLFAVLGFGIGFIINMILRTTWMPVILVCGVVVGALIYKGIVPGVWDSIILGFGMAGSIASGWTIQTLRKKGYRMF
- a CDS encoding MFS transporter — encoded protein: MFALSTNVILFCILSCLMGVGLGCGQPISMTTTYNASPKARTGEVLGIRLMTNRLSQLIAPVFFGAVGGWIGVVSVFYVSGAFLIGGAFVMKPRKHSEESQSVKI